From a region of the Acidicapsa acidisoli genome:
- a CDS encoding ParB N-terminal domain-containing protein — MIKWTVETRKLSELKAYEKNPRRITEKGLNDLIKSLELFGLAEPIVINRDDTIIGGHARVQGLKRIHKGKALKIDVYVPDRLLDEKEVAELCIRLNKNVAGVFDFDMLANEFDPRDLVAFGFSEDELGLGGPDAVDDSGAPDESDESESDDGRIIKCPKCKHEFSVLEKKKKKK, encoded by the coding sequence GTGATTAAGTGGACTGTCGAGACCCGCAAGCTTTCGGAACTGAAGGCCTATGAGAAGAACCCGCGCCGGATTACCGAAAAGGGCCTGAACGACCTGATAAAGAGCCTTGAGCTATTCGGCCTGGCTGAGCCCATCGTCATTAACCGCGATGACACCATCATCGGCGGACACGCGCGGGTGCAGGGTCTCAAGAGAATCCATAAGGGCAAGGCCCTGAAGATAGATGTTTATGTGCCCGACCGCCTTCTTGATGAAAAGGAAGTTGCCGAACTCTGCATCCGGCTAAATAAGAACGTGGCCGGAGTGTTCGACTTCGACATGCTCGCCAATGAATTCGACCCTCGTGACCTCGTGGCGTTCGGGTTCAGTGAGGACGAGCTTGGTCTAGGTGGTCCGGATGCCGTAGACGACTCTGGTGCACCCGATGAGTCAGATGAGAGCGAATCAGACGATGGCCGCATCATCAAATGCCCCAAATGCAAACACGAATTCAGCGTGCTCGAAAAGAAGAAGAAAAAGAAATGA
- the terL gene encoding phage terminase large subunit codes for MTAPVIRPQEGPQEKFLATPADIAIYGGAAGGGKSYGLLLEPLRHIANQKFGAVIFRRQMTDVLKEGGLWDVSGELYGSLGAKSNQQQHNYTFASGARIGFGHLEHEKTKYDWQGAQIALLLFDELTHFTKTQFFYMLSRNRSTSGVKPYVRATTNPDADSWVAEFIAWWIDQNTGLPIPERSGVSRYFVRRGEDFLWADTAQQLVDEHPDVSLAEVKSVTFIASSIYDNKILLEKDPGYLGNLKAQNLVDRERLLGGNWKIRPSAGLYFQRSYFEIIDAAPAGLPAVRSWDLAATEKKEGEKKKQDPDWTVGLKLSRDIKGTFFVEHVERFQASPRKVETSIVNLAAGDGKDVRIRIPQDPGQAGKSQSTYLVSQLAGFIVTAERETGDKVTRAGPASSQAEAGNIKIVRGPWNEAFLSELENFPPSKGHDDQVDALSGAINAILQPIPGAGWLAHMESQAAETKPAAQSITVRVKSPQPFAQIQVQSGRNYTTDAEGFVDMREEDVPSALAARWTKVN; via the coding sequence ATGACCGCGCCAGTAATTAGGCCACAGGAAGGCCCTCAGGAGAAATTCCTCGCAACCCCAGCGGACATTGCCATATACGGTGGTGCGGCGGGCGGCGGGAAATCTTACGGCTTACTGCTTGAGCCCTTGCGGCATATAGCGAATCAGAAGTTCGGCGCGGTCATCTTCCGCCGGCAAATGACGGACGTGCTGAAAGAAGGCGGCCTCTGGGATGTGTCTGGTGAGCTTTACGGCTCGCTTGGTGCGAAGTCGAATCAACAGCAGCACAATTACACGTTCGCTTCCGGTGCGCGCATCGGATTCGGACACCTCGAGCACGAGAAGACCAAATACGACTGGCAAGGGGCGCAGATCGCGCTCCTTCTGTTCGATGAGCTGACGCATTTCACGAAGACACAGTTCTTCTACATGCTCAGCCGCAACCGTTCCACGAGCGGTGTGAAACCGTATGTGCGAGCGACGACGAATCCCGATGCAGACAGCTGGGTGGCAGAGTTCATCGCTTGGTGGATTGACCAGAACACCGGTTTGCCCATACCAGAGCGCAGTGGTGTTTCGCGATATTTCGTGCGCCGCGGTGAAGACTTTCTCTGGGCGGACACAGCGCAGCAGCTCGTCGACGAACATCCTGACGTGAGCCTCGCAGAGGTGAAGTCAGTTACATTCATTGCATCCAGCATCTACGACAACAAGATCTTGCTGGAGAAAGACCCCGGATACCTCGGGAACCTGAAGGCACAAAACCTCGTTGACCGCGAGCGCCTGCTTGGCGGCAATTGGAAGATCAGACCGAGTGCGGGACTTTATTTCCAGCGCAGCTATTTCGAGATCATCGATGCCGCACCCGCAGGCTTGCCTGCCGTGCGAAGCTGGGACCTTGCCGCCACGGAGAAAAAAGAGGGCGAAAAGAAAAAGCAAGATCCTGACTGGACGGTTGGCCTGAAGTTGTCGCGCGACATTAAAGGCACCTTCTTCGTCGAGCATGTCGAGCGCTTTCAGGCGAGCCCGCGAAAGGTCGAGACTTCCATCGTCAATCTTGCTGCGGGCGACGGCAAGGATGTCAGAATTCGCATTCCGCAAGATCCTGGCCAGGCGGGCAAGTCGCAATCCACCTATCTGGTCAGTCAGCTCGCTGGATTCATAGTCACCGCCGAGCGTGAGACCGGCGATAAAGTGACACGAGCCGGTCCGGCATCTTCACAGGCGGAGGCGGGGAACATCAAGATCGTGCGCGGGCCGTGGAATGAGGCCTTCCTGAGTGAGTTGGAGAACTTCCCGCCGTCGAAGGGCCATGATGATCAGGTCGACGCGCTATCGGGCGCAATAAACGCAATCCTGCAACCAATACCGGGCGCAGGCTGGCTCGCACACATGGAATCTCAGGCCGCTGAAACGAAGCCCGCAGCGCAATCAATTACCGTGCGCGTGAAGTCACCCCAGCCCTTCGCCCAGATACAGGTCCAGAGCGGCAGGAACTACACCACGGATGCCGAAGGCTTCGTGGATATGAGAGAGGAAGATGTCCCGTCGGCCCTTGCCGCGCGCTGGACGAAAGTGAATTAA
- a CDS encoding phage portal protein has product MPEGGKVTPISSSIIARVTQAARYVITGNADGWFPAGQPLKPQAPPEVKGRQFDYSTYVNTTYTPRASEPVSFADLRGLADNCDILSAAIETRKDQMEALDWNIRIAPDDTNKRKSATAEQQKRIDAITEFFQYPDKVNTFEQWQRQLLDDMFIIDAPCLYKRRDRKGRLFGLELIDGSTIKILLDDSGRRPLPPDPAYQQIIKGIPATNYTSDELLYLVHNPRTHKVYGRSHVEQVLITVNTLIRRALHQLEYYREGSQPDAFLGLPKEWTTDQIRDFQKNFDAMMAGNLAMRRRLRFMPGEFKYQETKPPQLKDEYDEWLARIVCYVFSLPPTPFIKQMNRATAESSHDAALEEGLAPLQKWMRKNMNRIIAVDFDSPDLEFAWVDDREQDPLQAAQIREGDTAKGIISIDEARQSIGLDPLGGAFAVPMALTATGYVAVKSPEEQQADNDAQQQATQSLAEAHAKQGANNGQNDNKHGGGDEGGAQDKTPPKGEKAKPEAGKVFKGLKKKPNPYLLTTGHRHEHRERA; this is encoded by the coding sequence ATGCCGGAAGGGGGAAAGGTAACGCCTATATCCTCCAGCATCATCGCGCGCGTGACGCAGGCGGCGCGGTACGTCATTACCGGCAACGCTGATGGATGGTTCCCTGCAGGGCAGCCTCTGAAGCCCCAGGCCCCGCCCGAGGTCAAAGGCCGGCAGTTCGACTATTCGACCTACGTCAATACCACGTATACGCCGCGCGCCAGCGAGCCGGTATCCTTCGCGGATCTTCGTGGCCTTGCCGACAACTGCGACATCCTCAGCGCCGCCATCGAGACCCGTAAGGATCAGATGGAAGCGCTGGACTGGAACATCCGCATCGCGCCGGATGATACGAACAAGCGAAAGAGCGCTACGGCGGAACAGCAGAAGCGTATCGACGCGATAACGGAATTCTTCCAGTACCCGGATAAAGTCAATACCTTCGAGCAGTGGCAACGCCAGCTCCTCGATGACATGTTCATCATCGATGCGCCGTGCCTTTACAAACGACGTGACCGTAAGGGACGCCTGTTTGGACTAGAGCTGATTGACGGAAGCACAATTAAAATCCTGCTTGACGACTCTGGTCGCCGGCCGCTCCCCCCTGATCCTGCATATCAGCAAATCATCAAGGGAATACCGGCTACGAACTATACGAGTGACGAGCTTCTGTACCTGGTGCACAATCCCCGCACCCACAAAGTGTACGGGCGCAGTCACGTGGAGCAGGTGCTGATCACCGTCAATACGCTGATACGACGCGCGCTGCACCAGCTTGAATATTACCGCGAGGGCAGCCAGCCTGACGCCTTTTTAGGGCTGCCGAAAGAATGGACCACGGATCAGATCCGTGATTTCCAGAAGAATTTCGATGCGATGATGGCCGGCAACCTGGCAATGCGCCGTCGGTTGCGCTTCATGCCCGGCGAGTTCAAGTACCAGGAGACGAAGCCGCCTCAGCTGAAAGACGAATACGACGAGTGGCTGGCGCGAATCGTCTGCTACGTCTTCTCGCTGCCGCCTACGCCTTTCATCAAGCAGATGAATCGCGCTACGGCGGAATCCTCGCACGATGCCGCGCTTGAAGAAGGCCTCGCCCCGCTGCAGAAGTGGATGCGCAAGAACATGAACCGCATCATTGCGGTGGACTTCGATTCACCCGACCTTGAATTCGCATGGGTCGATGACCGTGAGCAGGACCCGTTACAGGCGGCTCAGATACGCGAAGGTGATACAGCGAAAGGCATCATCTCGATTGATGAGGCCCGCCAGTCCATCGGTCTTGATCCGCTGGGAGGCGCATTCGCTGTCCCGATGGCACTCACGGCTACAGGTTATGTGGCTGTGAAGTCTCCAGAGGAACAGCAGGCGGATAACGATGCCCAGCAGCAGGCGACACAATCCCTGGCTGAAGCGCATGCCAAGCAGGGCGCTAACAATGGCCAGAATGACAATAAACACGGCGGTGGTGATGAAGGCGGGGCTCAGGATAAAACGCCTCCGAAGGGCGAGAAAGCCAAGCCTGAAGCAGGCAAGGTATTCAAAGGCTTAAAAAAAAAGCCAAATCCGTATCTCCTCACGACAGGCCACAGGCACGAGCATCGCGAGCGGGCATAA
- a CDS encoding PleD family two-component system response regulator, translated as MPHPNLPDLHGYEVCRRIRSNPESEWEAIAVILQTGSQPVSLSDVEYDAFLTYPIDTKTLVVTIAGSTMRRRKV; from the coding sequence GTGCCGCATCCCAATCTGCCGGACCTGCACGGCTATGAAGTGTGTAGACGCATTCGATCAAACCCGGAGTCGGAGTGGGAAGCGATTGCGGTCATCCTTCAGACCGGATCGCAGCCAGTTTCCCTCTCTGATGTCGAATACGACGCTTTCTTAACCTATCCAATCGATACCAAAACCTTGGTGGTCACGATTGCGGGTAGCACCATGCGCAGACGCAAAGTGTGA
- a CDS encoding HipA family kinase, with translation MRGGAQSHLMLDSDKQLWVVKFQNNPQHNRVLANEFLATRIAAAVGLTVPESAVVEVSEWLIGQTPEMEMDLGLTRVRCMAGRQFGSRFVGGLMPGKVMDFLPDQQLAEVNNLAEFAGILALDKWTGNIDGRQAVFSRRTRERRYNATFIDHGHCFHAGDWTLVDGPLHGVYPRNTVYQEVTGWESFEPWLTNIETMEPWAVRQIAAEIPKEWYSGDSTELDSLVEKLLKRRGRIRDLIVQFGRSDRAPFPKWMRSERRLQK, from the coding sequence ATGCGGGGCGGCGCCCAGAGTCACCTTATGCTGGATTCAGATAAACAACTTTGGGTAGTGAAGTTTCAAAACAATCCTCAGCATAACCGGGTGCTCGCAAATGAATTCTTGGCTACCCGCATTGCGGCGGCGGTCGGGCTGACCGTACCGGAGAGTGCAGTTGTTGAGGTATCGGAGTGGTTGATCGGGCAAACGCCGGAAATGGAAATGGACCTTGGGCTGACTCGCGTACGTTGTATGGCAGGAAGGCAGTTTGGCTCACGTTTTGTGGGTGGCCTGATGCCCGGGAAAGTGATGGACTTCTTGCCGGACCAGCAACTCGCGGAGGTAAATAACCTCGCAGAGTTTGCCGGGATTCTTGCACTTGATAAGTGGACCGGGAATATCGATGGGAGGCAAGCGGTCTTTTCAAGACGGACTCGGGAGCGTCGATACAATGCCACGTTTATTGATCACGGACATTGCTTTCATGCCGGAGATTGGACGTTAGTTGATGGTCCGCTGCATGGAGTCTATCCCCGCAATACCGTCTATCAGGAAGTGACAGGCTGGGAGAGCTTTGAGCCATGGTTGACGAACATAGAAACAATGGAACCCTGGGCAGTGCGGCAGATCGCAGCGGAGATTCCGAAAGAATGGTATTCCGGGGATTCTACAGAACTTGATTCACTTGTGGAGAAGCTATTGAAGCGGAGAGGAAGGATCCGGGACTTGATTGTGCAGTTCGGCAGATCAGATCGAGCTCCATTTCCAAAGTGGATGCGAAGCGAAAGGCGATTACAGAAATAA
- a CDS encoding DUF3037 domain-containing protein, translated as MKSVLEGVIGEMEREQGVFFLIRYFPDPIRDEPLNIGVILLSVDKSGNQLPVVRLTKNWDRVLRIDPDADIELLSQLEEFWQMKLSETGSSAGAALEQLNESLSNTLRLERKSSSTTVSLRDGKGLLTDNFEGEIDRLMMLYVEERH; from the coding sequence GTGAAATCAGTTTTGGAAGGGGTTATTGGCGAAATGGAGCGAGAGCAAGGGGTGTTTTTTCTGATCCGATACTTTCCCGACCCAATCCGAGATGAGCCGCTCAACATCGGAGTGATTTTATTGTCCGTTGACAAAAGTGGCAATCAACTGCCGGTGGTCAGGCTTACGAAGAACTGGGATCGCGTGCTCCGAATTGACCCCGATGCTGATATCGAATTGTTGTCCCAATTGGAAGAGTTCTGGCAAATGAAGCTATCAGAGACCGGCTCCAGTGCCGGAGCCGCATTGGAGCAGCTGAATGAATCGCTTTCAAATACATTGCGCCTAGAGCGCAAGAGTTCCTCAACAACTGTGAGCCTGCGAGACGGAAAGGGCTTGCTAACCGACAACTTCGAAGGCGAAATTGACAGACTGATGATGCTTTATGTTGAAGAACGGCATTAA
- a CDS encoding HipA family kinase yields MSTSLNSPLRAIQHIRPMGCRSDAHLMLCTDNSLYVVRFQTSVQEPKLISAFVGSRLARILGLPVPEAVTVEVSDFLINNTPELSHLKRSSSNRGTSLHPGAYYAGEADRKHLWDMLPDVYLRSLRNKDDFPRLLTLDKWCSHLGPPQAVFFRASRDTEYEVRFVNRSASFCRDELCFRDYPDNGVYGQKAVYSHVTGWDSLEPVLNRLVLISPDTLWRATRDLPFGWSVRYSSHLDSLVDTLLIRRSRVRELIAQSRECIPDLFPAWTSRTVLPPRTHWNLKPAFRPMQVRVNASSLP; encoded by the coding sequence ATGAGTACATCGCTAAATTCGCCGCTTCGGGCTATTCAACACATTCGACCTATGGGCTGTCGCTCTGATGCCCATTTGATGTTGTGCACGGACAATAGCCTTTACGTCGTCAGGTTTCAGACATCTGTACAAGAGCCGAAGTTGATCTCCGCCTTCGTCGGCTCGCGCCTCGCCAGGATCTTGGGGCTCCCGGTTCCCGAGGCGGTGACCGTTGAAGTCTCCGATTTCCTGATAAACAATACACCTGAGTTATCGCATCTAAAACGCTCTTCCTCCAACCGTGGAACGAGCCTTCATCCCGGGGCTTACTATGCGGGTGAGGCAGACAGGAAGCATCTTTGGGACATGCTGCCCGATGTATATCTTCGTTCCCTCCGTAACAAAGATGATTTCCCGCGGCTATTGACATTGGATAAGTGGTGTTCGCATCTCGGACCTCCGCAGGCGGTATTCTTTCGGGCATCTCGCGATACGGAGTACGAAGTCAGGTTTGTGAACCGGAGCGCGTCTTTCTGCAGAGACGAATTGTGCTTCCGGGACTATCCCGATAATGGAGTTTACGGGCAAAAGGCCGTATACAGCCACGTAACCGGTTGGGACTCTCTGGAACCAGTCTTGAACAGGCTTGTGCTCATTAGTCCGGATACCCTCTGGAGAGCGACCAGGGATCTGCCGTTTGGATGGAGTGTTCGATACTCAAGCCACCTGGATTCGCTGGTAGACACGCTGCTGATCCGGCGGTCTCGGGTGAGGGAACTCATTGCCCAATCCAGGGAATGTATCCCAGATCTCTTTCCTGCGTGGACGAGCCGTACTGTTTTGCCGCCGCGAACGCATTGGAACCTCAAGCCGGCATTTCGCCCTATGCAGGTGAGAGTAAACGCCAGCTCACTTCCGTAA